A genomic region of Mycolicibacterium poriferae contains the following coding sequences:
- the cbiE gene encoding precorrin-6y C5,15-methyltransferase (decarboxylating) subunit CbiE, with product MIVVVGIGADGMAGLAPAARAELARATVVHGSPRQLELLDDTVSAPRRPWPSPMLPALRTLLDDADGDVHVVASGDPLMHGVGGSLIRLYGPERVMVLPHVSSVTLACSRVGWPVQDTEIISLVTAPTHTAVRRGGQAVVLSRDASTPAELARLLTDTGRGDSELTVLEQLGGPKELRRSSTAREWAARPPGGVDDLNVMAVRYLPDARRFATLPDDAFAHDGQITKQMMRAATLAALAPRPGEMLWDVGAGSGSVSVEWCLAGAGCRALAFERDEARRARIARNALVFGVPVEATSAAPVAFESTPSPDAVFVGGGVSLPGLIDACWERLKPGGRLVANAVTAESEAVLIQQHSRLGGELRRYQHYRGEPVGSFTGWRPAMPVTQWAAVKPDTT from the coding sequence ATGATCGTCGTGGTCGGGATCGGCGCCGACGGCATGGCTGGGCTGGCGCCGGCCGCGCGCGCCGAGCTGGCCCGCGCCACCGTGGTGCACGGGTCGCCGCGCCAACTCGAGCTGCTCGACGACACCGTCTCGGCGCCCCGACGGCCGTGGCCGTCTCCGATGCTGCCCGCGCTGCGCACTCTGCTCGACGACGCCGACGGTGACGTCCACGTCGTTGCCAGCGGCGATCCGCTGATGCACGGAGTCGGGGGATCGCTGATCCGCCTGTACGGGCCAGAGCGGGTCATGGTGCTGCCGCATGTTTCGTCGGTCACGCTCGCCTGTTCGCGGGTCGGCTGGCCGGTACAGGACACCGAGATCATCAGCCTGGTGACCGCGCCCACCCATACCGCGGTGCGCCGCGGCGGGCAGGCCGTCGTGTTGTCGCGCGACGCTTCGACACCGGCCGAGTTGGCGCGGCTGCTCACCGACACCGGACGGGGTGATTCCGAGCTGACCGTTCTCGAACAGCTCGGCGGACCAAAGGAACTGCGTCGCTCGTCCACCGCGCGCGAGTGGGCGGCCCGGCCGCCCGGCGGCGTCGACGACCTCAACGTGATGGCGGTGCGCTACCTGCCCGACGCGCGCCGGTTCGCGACCCTGCCCGACGATGCTTTCGCCCACGACGGCCAGATCACCAAACAGATGATGCGGGCCGCGACCCTCGCCGCGCTGGCACCCCGGCCCGGTGAGATGCTGTGGGACGTCGGGGCGGGTTCGGGCAGCGTGTCCGTCGAGTGGTGTCTGGCCGGAGCGGGCTGCCGGGCTCTGGCATTCGAACGTGACGAGGCGCGCCGCGCGCGGATCGCCCGCAACGCCTTGGTATTCGGGGTTCCTGTCGAGGCGACGTCCGCCGCTCCCGTGGCCTTCGAGTCCACTCCATCGCCGGACGCGGTCTTTGTCGGCGGCGGTGTGAGCCTGCCCGGGCTCATCGACGCGTGCTGGGAGCGGTTGAAGCCGGGTGGCCGACTCGTCGCCAACGCCGTCACCGCTGAATCCGAAGCAGTTCTGATACAACAGCATTCACGGTTGGGCGGCGAACTGCGCCGCTACCAGCACTATCGCGGGGAACCGGTGGGGTCGTTCACCGGTTGGCGACCGGCCATGCCGGTGACGCAGTGGGCGGCAGTCAAGCCTGATACGACCTGA
- a CDS encoding M24 family metallopeptidase — protein MTTSRFSSDVYAQRLAAAARATTEAGLAGLVITPGYDLRYLVGSRAQTFERLTALVVPAAGDPTMIVPRLELAAMKESAVGELGIALRDWVDGDDPYALVAAALGGSSVAGKSAPLAVAGKSAPLAVAVTDSMPALHLLPMAETLGVVPVLATDVLRTLRMIKDAAEVEALRKAGEAIDRVHARVPEFLVPGRTEADVAADIAEAIVAEGHSEVAFIIVGSGPHGADPHHECSDRELRSGDIVVVDIGGPYEPGYNSDSTRTYSIGEPDPDIARRYAVLQRAQRAAVDAVRPGVTAEQIDAAARDVLAAEGMGEAFVHRTGHGIGLSVHEEPYIVAGNRLELQEGMAFSVEPGIYFPGEWGARIEDIVIVTADGAQSVNNRPHDLVVVPAS, from the coding sequence ATGACGACGAGCCGCTTCAGCAGCGACGTGTACGCACAACGGCTGGCCGCCGCGGCCCGCGCGACCACTGAGGCGGGCTTGGCCGGCCTGGTCATCACACCCGGCTACGATCTGCGCTATCTGGTCGGCTCACGGGCCCAGACGTTCGAGCGGCTCACCGCCCTGGTCGTGCCTGCGGCCGGCGATCCGACGATGATCGTTCCCCGGTTGGAGCTTGCCGCGATGAAGGAATCGGCGGTCGGTGAGCTGGGAATCGCGCTGCGCGACTGGGTCGACGGCGACGACCCCTACGCATTGGTGGCTGCGGCGCTGGGGGGAAGCTCGGTCGCGGGGAAGTCTGCGCCGCTCGCGGTCGCTGGGAAATCTGCGCCGCTCGCGGTCGCGGTCACCGACTCGATGCCCGCGCTGCATCTGCTGCCGATGGCCGAGACGCTCGGCGTGGTGCCCGTGCTGGCCACCGATGTGCTGCGCACACTGCGGATGATCAAGGACGCCGCCGAGGTCGAGGCGCTGCGCAAGGCCGGCGAGGCGATCGATCGCGTTCACGCGCGGGTGCCGGAGTTCCTGGTGCCAGGGCGCACCGAAGCCGACGTCGCCGCCGACATCGCCGAAGCCATTGTCGCCGAAGGGCATTCCGAGGTCGCCTTCATCATCGTCGGCTCCGGCCCACACGGCGCCGACCCGCATCACGAGTGCTCGGATCGCGAGTTGCGTTCCGGCGACATCGTGGTCGTCGACATCGGGGGTCCCTACGAGCCGGGCTACAACTCCGACTCGACCCGCACCTACAGCATCGGCGAACCCGACCCCGACATCGCCCGCCGCTACGCGGTGCTGCAGCGGGCCCAGCGCGCCGCCGTCGACGCGGTGCGCCCCGGTGTGACCGCCGAGCAGATCGACGCCGCCGCGCGCGACGTCCTGGCGGCCGAGGGGATGGGGGAGGCGTTCGTCCATCGCACCGGGCACGGCATCGGCCTGTCGGTGCACGAGGAGCCTTACATCGTGGCCGGCAACCGACTGGAACTACAGGAGGGCATGGCGTTCTCGGTGGAGCCGGGGATCTATTTTCCGGGCGAGTGGGGCGCCCGCATCGAGGACATCGTCATCGTCACCGCCGACGGAGCACAGTCGGTGAACAATCGCCCGCACGACTTGGTGGTCGTGCCGGCCTCCTGA
- a CDS encoding SDR family NAD(P)-dependent oxidoreductase, translating to MTDTAEGSSGRREVIVIFGGRSEIGIEIGRRLASGATVVLAARRPEDLAAERGIVEQAGAAAVHVVAFDADDLSAHAGVVDSIVAEHGPITTAVVAFGILGDQALAEKDAAHAAAIAHTDYVAQVSLLTVLADAMRAAGAGQIVAFSSIAGVRVRRANYVYGSAKAGLDGFCSGLSDALHGSGVRLLLVRPGFVVGRMTQGMAPAPLSSTPAQVAEAAVAALKKGRSTVWVPRSLAVLALGFRLLPRSMWRRLRR from the coding sequence ATGACAGACACGGCGGAGGGGTCGAGCGGCCGACGCGAGGTGATCGTGATTTTCGGCGGACGCAGCGAGATCGGCATCGAGATCGGCCGGCGGCTCGCGTCCGGTGCGACCGTGGTGCTGGCCGCGCGGCGACCCGAGGATCTCGCCGCCGAGCGCGGCATCGTCGAGCAGGCGGGTGCCGCGGCGGTGCATGTGGTGGCCTTCGACGCCGACGACCTGAGCGCCCATGCCGGCGTGGTCGACAGCATCGTCGCCGAGCACGGGCCGATCACCACCGCGGTCGTCGCGTTCGGCATCCTCGGCGATCAAGCCCTCGCCGAGAAGGACGCGGCCCATGCGGCAGCGATCGCCCACACCGACTACGTGGCGCAGGTCAGCCTGCTGACCGTGCTGGCCGATGCGATGCGTGCTGCGGGCGCCGGGCAGATCGTGGCGTTCTCGTCGATCGCGGGGGTGCGGGTACGCCGAGCCAACTACGTCTACGGTTCGGCCAAAGCGGGCCTGGACGGTTTCTGCAGCGGCCTCTCCGACGCGCTGCACGGCAGCGGTGTTCGGCTCCTCCTCGTGCGGCCCGGATTCGTCGTGGGCCGGATGACGCAGGGGATGGCGCCCGCGCCGTTGTCGAGCACCCCGGCGCAGGTGGCCGAGGCCGCGGTGGCGGCACTGAAGAAAGGACGGTCGACGGTGTGGGTGCCCCGCTCGCTGGCGGTGTTGGCGCTGGGGTTCCGGCTGCTGCCGAGGTCGATGTGGCGCAGGCTGAGACGATGA
- a CDS encoding F420-dependent biliverdin reductase, whose amino-acid sequence MAKATTRLTNDALAFLTERHLAMLTTLRSDQSPHVVAVGFTFDPKTHIARVITTGGSQKAVNADQRGVAVLSQVDGARWLSLEGKATVNPDIDAVRDAELRYAQRYRTPRPNPKRVVIEVRVERVLGSSSLLDRGED is encoded by the coding sequence ATGGCGAAGGCAACGACACGGCTCACCAACGACGCGCTCGCATTCCTCACCGAGCGGCATCTGGCGATGCTGACCACCCTGCGGTCGGACCAGTCGCCGCATGTGGTCGCGGTCGGCTTCACCTTCGATCCCAAGACCCACATCGCGCGTGTCATCACCACCGGTGGCTCGCAGAAGGCTGTCAACGCCGACCAGCGCGGGGTGGCCGTCCTGAGCCAGGTCGACGGCGCGCGCTGGCTCTCCCTGGAGGGCAAGGCGACGGTCAACCCCGACATCGACGCCGTCCGTGACGCCGAGTTGCGCTACGCGCAGCGCTACCGCACGCCGCGGCCCAACCCCAAGCGGGTGGTGATCGAGGTGCGGGTCGAGCGGGTGTTGGGTTCCTCGAGCCTGCTCGACCGCGGCGAAGACTGA